From Pseudomonadota bacterium, the proteins below share one genomic window:
- a CDS encoding response regulator, translated as MTDSARILIADDNPANMDILETRLAAQGYDILQARDGQEALDVALNERPDLALLDIMMPKIDGIELCRRLKSDAALPFMPIILVTAKSDPADIVAGLEAGAEEYLTKPVEQAALVARVKSMLRVKALHDQTLDQAEQLAAWNRDLEARVEKQVNELARLGALKSYFSPQVSELIVSPGNEALLESHRREITVVFCDLRGFTAFSESVEPDEIMAVLHDYHDAIGPLIFAYEATLEHFAGDGLMAFFNDPIPCDDPAERAVRMAVDMRDAMADLAKTWAQKGHALGFGVGIDMGYATLGQIGFEGRFHYGAIGQIPNVASRLSGRAGDGDIYITRRVNTNVETIAETEAVGELDVRGLSKPLPVFNVIGLKGKS; from the coding sequence ATGACGGATTCGGCGCGTATCCTGATCGCGGACGACAACCCCGCGAACATGGATATCCTGGAGACCCGGCTGGCGGCGCAGGGGTACGACATCCTCCAGGCGCGCGACGGACAGGAAGCGCTGGATGTGGCGTTGAACGAAAGGCCGGACCTGGCGCTGCTCGACATCATGATGCCGAAGATCGACGGTATCGAGCTCTGCCGCCGCCTCAAGTCCGACGCGGCGCTGCCCTTCATGCCGATCATTCTGGTGACGGCAAAGTCCGACCCCGCCGACATCGTCGCCGGTCTTGAAGCCGGTGCTGAGGAATATCTGACAAAGCCGGTCGAGCAGGCCGCACTTGTGGCGCGCGTCAAGTCGATGCTGCGGGTCAAGGCGCTGCACGATCAGACACTGGATCAGGCCGAGCAACTGGCAGCCTGGAACCGGGACCTTGAGGCGCGCGTCGAGAAGCAGGTGAACGAGCTCGCGCGGCTGGGCGCATTGAAGAGCTATTTCTCGCCACAGGTCTCGGAACTCATCGTGTCGCCCGGCAACGAGGCGCTGCTGGAAAGCCATCGCCGGGAAATCACGGTGGTGTTCTGCGACCTCCGCGGTTTTACGGCCTTTTCCGAATCAGTGGAGCCGGATGAAATCATGGCCGTGCTTCACGACTATCATGACGCCATCGGTCCGCTGATCTTCGCCTATGAGGCGACGCTGGAGCATTTCGCCGGCGATGGTCTGATGGCGTTCTTCAACGATCCCATACCCTGTGACGACCCGGCGGAGCGCGCCGTGCGCATGGCCGTCGACATGCGCGATGCCATGGCCGACCTCGCCAAAACATGGGCACAGAAGGGACACGCGCTTGGCTTTGGTGTCGGCATCGACATGGGCTACGCCACACTTGGCCAGATCGGGTTCGAGGGTCGCTTTCACTACGGCGCCATCGGACAAATCCCCAATGTCGCGTCGCGGCTAAGCGGGCGCGCCGGCGACGGCGACATCTACATCACCCGCCGGGTCAACACGAACGTTGAGACGATCGCCGAGACCGAGGCGGTCGGAGAGCTGGATGTGAGAGGGCTGTCGAAACCGTTGCCGGTATTCAATGTGATCGGCCTTAAAGGCAAGAGCTGA
- a CDS encoding glutamine synthetase family protein, with the protein MNRIPLTMVVSTDFAGQVRGKGFPASELDARLEKGVGWTFTNTMINCFGQIPATPWGPRGDLIVVPDPATEVDVDFGDGSVNERFYLGDILNMDRQPWDCCLRSYLRQALRDLTDLTGLSLVAAFEHEFVHRGQADRLGDAYSQDGVRRIGEFPEAYLYALAEAGVEPETFLPEFAPKQFEVTVKPADALTAADRAVVVREIARATAWRMGDTVSFSPVVTRGAAGNGVHLHMSFSDAEDKPVTHDADKPGGLSETAGSFVAGILEALPALVAVTAPSYMSYERLKPNSWSSSVTNLGYRDREAAIRICPVSDVPGVDVASSFNFEFRAGDAAASPYLYFGCLVRAGIDGIKRQLPTPQPTTSDPAEMDAAARKDHGIVDLPTSLEQALDLLEQHPKGYEFLPGEMLSAYLMHKRGELSMLEGLDIDEICRMYAEAY; encoded by the coding sequence GTGAATCGCATTCCGTTAACCATGGTGGTCTCCACCGACTTTGCCGGTCAGGTGCGCGGCAAAGGCTTTCCGGCGTCCGAACTCGATGCCCGGCTTGAGAAAGGCGTCGGCTGGACCTTTACCAACACGATGATCAACTGCTTCGGGCAGATCCCGGCGACGCCCTGGGGACCGCGCGGCGATCTGATCGTGGTGCCGGATCCCGCGACCGAGGTCGACGTCGACTTCGGCGACGGTTCGGTCAACGAGCGCTTCTATCTGGGCGATATCCTGAACATGGACCGCCAGCCTTGGGACTGCTGTCTAAGGAGTTATCTGCGTCAAGCGTTGAGAGACCTCACCGATCTGACCGGTCTCAGTCTGGTCGCAGCGTTCGAGCATGAGTTTGTCCATCGCGGTCAGGCCGACCGGCTGGGTGATGCCTACAGCCAAGATGGCGTGCGACGGATCGGCGAGTTCCCGGAAGCCTATCTCTATGCGCTCGCTGAAGCTGGCGTCGAGCCGGAGACGTTCCTGCCGGAGTTCGCGCCTAAACAATTCGAGGTCACCGTCAAACCGGCGGACGCGCTGACCGCCGCGGATCGTGCCGTCGTGGTGCGCGAAATCGCGCGCGCGACAGCTTGGCGCATGGGCGATACGGTCAGCTTTTCGCCGGTCGTGACCCGTGGCGCCGCGGGCAACGGCGTTCACCTGCACATGAGCTTCAGTGACGCTGAAGACAAGCCCGTCACCCATGACGCCGACAAGCCGGGCGGGCTGAGCGAAACCGCCGGCAGCTTCGTCGCCGGTATTCTGGAAGCGCTGCCGGCGCTGGTCGCGGTGACGGCGCCCAGCTACATGTCCTATGAGCGCCTGAAGCCGAACTCATGGAGCTCCTCGGTCACCAATCTCGGTTATCGCGACCGCGAGGCGGCGATCCGAATCTGCCCGGTCTCCGACGTGCCGGGCGTGGATGTCGCGTCCAGCTTCAATTTTGAGTTTCGCGCCGGCGACGCGGCGGCAAGTCCCTATCTCTACTTTGGTTGTCTTGTGCGCGCCGGAATTGACGGCATCAAGCGCCAGTTGCCGACGCCCCAACCGACGACATCCGATCCCGCCGAGATGGATGCCGCAGCCCGCAAGGACCATGGCATCGTCGATCTGCCGACGTCGTTGGAACAGGCGCTTGATCTGCTTGAACAGCACCCCAAGGGCTACGAGTTTCTGCCCGGTGAGATGCTGAGCGCCTATCTCATGCACAAACGCGGCGAACTCAGCATGCTCGAGGGGCTCGACATCGACGAGATCTGCCGGATGTACGCGGAAGCCTACTAA
- a CDS encoding bile acid:sodium symporter family protein: MSRITALFPLWAVIACIAAYLSPDTFASLRWAIVPLLAVIMFGMGLTLTPADFLRVATRPLVVVLGMALQFIAMPLAAFVIGLALGLEPMLLAGFVLLGASPGGTASNVICYLARGDVALSVSLTTVSTLLAVLLTPSLTWLYVGEAVDVAVGAMLLSVLKIVVAPVMLGVLINTFLGRFLRPAVAVFPLISVAAIVLAIAVVVALSADRIPQIGFLILIGVVLHNLIGLLAGYGGGVLFGQDRTTCRTLSIEVGMQNSGLALALATQFFSAAAALPAAVFSVWHNLSGAALAAWWSRRPAHDTNAGDDG, encoded by the coding sequence ATGTCGCGTATCACAGCGCTGTTTCCCCTGTGGGCGGTGATCGCCTGCATCGCCGCTTACCTCAGCCCCGATACCTTCGCGTCGCTCCGCTGGGCGATCGTGCCGCTGCTGGCGGTCATCATGTTCGGCATGGGGCTGACATTGACGCCCGCTGACTTCCTGCGCGTGGCCACCCGGCCGCTGGTCGTCGTCCTGGGCATGGCTCTTCAGTTTATCGCCATGCCGCTCGCGGCCTTTGTGATCGGCCTCGCTTTGGGGTTGGAGCCCATGCTGCTAGCCGGTTTTGTCTTGTTGGGCGCCAGCCCGGGCGGTACGGCGTCCAATGTCATCTGCTATCTCGCGCGCGGTGACGTCGCGCTCTCCGTTTCGCTGACGACCGTGTCGACCCTGCTTGCGGTGCTCCTGACGCCGTCCCTGACCTGGCTCTATGTCGGCGAGGCGGTCGACGTCGCGGTCGGCGCGATGTTGCTGAGCGTTCTAAAGATCGTTGTCGCGCCGGTCATGCTGGGTGTCCTTATCAATACCTTCCTTGGTCGTTTTTTGCGGCCGGCCGTCGCCGTCTTTCCGCTGATATCGGTCGCCGCGATCGTGCTGGCGATTGCCGTGGTCGTGGCGTTGAGTGCCGATCGGATTCCGCAGATTGGGTTTCTCATCCTCATCGGTGTCGTCTTGCATAACCTGATTGGGCTGTTGGCGGGCTATGGCGGTGGTGTGCTGTTCGGCCAGGACCGGACGACGTGCCGGACCCTGTCGATCGAGGTCGGCATGCAGAACTCCGGTTTGGCCTTGGCGCTGGCGACACAGTTCTTCAGCGCGGCGGCAGCGCTTCCCGCGGCGGTGTTCAGTGTCTGGCATAATCTGTCGGGCGCGGCGTTGGCCGCCTGGTGGTCCAGACGTCCTGCCCATGATACGAACGCCGGTGATGACGGCTGA
- a CDS encoding YcgN family cysteine cluster protein, whose protein sequence is MTAEPFWRTKTLAELTPKEWESLCDGCGKCCLVKLEDEDTGEIDPTDVACRLLELGTCRCGDYVNRKRKVPDCVILSPDNVGELRWMPATCAYRLVHEGKDLYPWHHLVCGDRDVVHKLGISIKGRVVSERDIPDEDLPDHVIDWLV, encoded by the coding sequence ATGACGGCTGAACCTTTTTGGCGAACCAAGACTTTGGCCGAGTTGACGCCCAAGGAGTGGGAGTCGCTTTGCGATGGCTGCGGCAAGTGCTGTCTGGTCAAGCTTGAGGATGAAGACACCGGCGAGATCGACCCCACCGACGTCGCTTGCCGGCTGCTGGAACTGGGCACCTGCCGCTGTGGCGACTACGTCAACCGCAAGCGCAAGGTTCCGGACTGTGTCATTCTGTCGCCGGACAATGTCGGCGAACTCCGCTGGATGCCGGCGACATGCGCCTACCGCCTGGTCCACGAAGGCAAGGATCTTTATCCCTGGCACCACCTGGTCTGTGGCGACCGCGATGTCGTCCACAAGCTGGGTATCTCGATCAAGGGTCGGGTCGTCTCTGAGCGTGACATTCCCGATGAAGATCTGCCCGATCATGTGATCGACTGGTTGGTGTAA
- a CDS encoding methylated-DNA--[protein]-cysteine S-methyltransferase, giving the protein MATTVLKTAVGPLAVTEADDAIIRVTWSSAEEGEETSLLREAKRQLTAYFDGDLTVFDLPLAPTGNDFQKTVCDAMLAIPFGETRTYGDIARDLGTYGQPVGQACGANSIPVIIPCHRVLSATGLGGYSGSGGIETKIALLRHEDAYPFLV; this is encoded by the coding sequence ATGGCCACCACCGTACTGAAAACCGCTGTCGGTCCGCTCGCCGTGACCGAGGCGGATGACGCCATTATCCGAGTGACCTGGTCATCGGCGGAGGAGGGGGAAGAGACATCGCTTTTGCGCGAGGCGAAGCGGCAGTTGACGGCCTATTTCGACGGTGACCTCACGGTCTTCGATCTTCCTCTGGCGCCGACCGGCAATGACTTCCAGAAGACAGTCTGCGACGCCATGCTCGCCATTCCCTTTGGCGAGACCAGGACCTACGGCGATATCGCGAGGGATCTCGGCACCTATGGCCAGCCGGTGGGTCAGGCCTGTGGCGCCAACTCGATCCCCGTCATCATTCCCTGTCACCGCGTGCTCTCGGCGACCGGCCTGGGCGGCTATTCTGGCTCTGGCGGCATCGAAACCAAGATCGCCTTGTTGCGCCATGAAGACGCCTATCCGTTTCTTGTGTAG
- a CDS encoding NnrS family protein has protein sequence MSRKQNNTPIGLLADPFRPFFLGAALFALFAIPFWAWIFAASPEGFAGFDAFSWHRHEMVFGYLAAVLAGFLFTAIPNWTGRLPLRGGGLGLLFLLWLAGRAMVAFWPLEVATAIVDCAFLVAIAGLAGREIVAGRNWRNAPICAVVSLLAFANILSWLPATHDIGWRLAMGLVALLIGLVGGRVTPSFTRNWLAKRDSPRLPVPFGLYDKLCLLLLLAAVTGWSFAPESSIAGALLVLAGAAHLVRLGRWRGWLTVAEPLLLVLHVGYLWLVVALILMGLTALRVGPLDASASLHALGAGAIGTMTVAVMSRAILGHTGRALVASPAMTLMFGAIVLSALVRVLAPILPMPYDAAITVAAFLWACAYGLFVACFAVMLMTDDRALSS, from the coding sequence GTGAGCCGCAAGCAGAACAACACACCGATTGGTCTGTTGGCTGATCCGTTTCGCCCCTTCTTCTTGGGCGCGGCATTGTTCGCGCTGTTCGCCATTCCGTTTTGGGCATGGATCTTTGCGGCGTCGCCGGAAGGGTTCGCGGGATTCGACGCCTTTTCCTGGCATCGCCACGAAATGGTGTTCGGCTACCTGGCTGCGGTCCTGGCCGGTTTCCTGTTCACGGCGATACCAAATTGGACCGGCCGCTTGCCGCTGCGCGGCGGCGGTTTGGGGCTGCTGTTTCTGCTCTGGCTTGCCGGGCGCGCCATGGTGGCGTTCTGGCCGCTGGAGGTGGCCACGGCGATCGTCGACTGCGCGTTCCTGGTTGCGATCGCCGGGCTTGCCGGGCGCGAGATCGTGGCCGGGCGCAACTGGCGCAACGCGCCGATCTGCGCGGTGGTCAGCTTGCTGGCGTTCGCCAATATCCTGTCCTGGCTGCCGGCGACCCATGACATCGGCTGGCGCCTTGCTATGGGTTTAGTCGCCCTGCTGATCGGCCTCGTCGGCGGACGGGTGACGCCCAGCTTTACTCGGAACTGGCTCGCCAAGCGCGATTCGCCGCGCCTGCCGGTGCCCTTCGGCCTTTACGACAAACTGTGTCTTCTACTGTTGCTCGCCGCCGTCACCGGGTGGTCGTTCGCGCCTGAAAGTTCGATTGCCGGCGCGCTCTTGGTACTGGCCGGCGCCGCCCATCTTGTGCGCCTTGGCCGTTGGAGGGGCTGGCTGACCGTTGCCGAGCCACTGCTGCTTGTTCTGCATGTCGGCTATCTGTGGCTCGTCGTGGCGTTGATCCTCATGGGCCTGACGGCGCTGAGGGTGGGGCCCTTGGATGCAAGCGCGTCGCTTCACGCACTCGGCGCCGGTGCTATCGGCACGATGACCGTGGCGGTGATGTCGCGCGCCATTCTTGGTCATACCGGCCGCGCCCTGGTCGCGAGCCCGGCGATGACATTGATGTTCGGGGCAATCGTCCTGTCGGCGCTCGTGCGCGTCCTCGCACCCATTCTGCCGATGCCCTACGACGCTGCAATCACGGTTGCCGCGTTCTTGTGGGCATGCGCTTACGGCCTGTTTGTCGCCTGTTTTGCGGTGATGCTTATGACAGATGACAGGGCGCTAAGCTCGTAA
- the dusA gene encoding tRNA dihydrouridine(20/20a) synthase DusA, with product MTVPRDHAPRLHRRLSVAPMMDCTDRYDRGFLRCITSRTLLYSEMVVADAVLHGDRERLLGFAPIEHPVALQIGGSEPTKLAEAARIAEALGYDEVNLNVGCPSDRVQAGRFGACLMAEPDLVARSIAAMIAAVAIPVTVKCRIGIDDMDDEETLPSFVDQIAGEGCTSFTVHARKAWLQGLSPQQNREIPPLRYDVVYATKARFPHLEININGGIGGLEEAEAHLDHVDGVMIGRAAYHTPYILAEADQRFFSARTELRSRREIVEAYLPLIDAELARGTPLHRMTRHILGLYHGEPGARSWRRHLSTHAVKPGAGVEVVLDALDFVEQPLPVLAVASER from the coding sequence ATGACGGTACCTCGCGATCACGCACCACGTTTGCACCGGCGCCTTTCGGTCGCCCCGATGATGGATTGCACGGACCGCTACGATCGCGGCTTCCTGCGCTGCATCACGTCGAGGACATTGCTTTATTCGGAGATGGTCGTCGCCGACGCGGTGCTGCATGGCGACCGCGAAAGGCTCTTGGGGTTCGCGCCGATCGAACATCCGGTGGCGCTGCAGATCGGCGGCAGCGAGCCGACGAAACTCGCCGAGGCCGCGCGCATTGCCGAGGCCTTAGGCTATGACGAGGTAAACCTGAACGTCGGCTGTCCGAGCGACCGGGTACAGGCCGGACGGTTCGGTGCCTGCCTGATGGCCGAGCCCGACCTTGTCGCCCGCTCGATTGCCGCCATGATCGCGGCCGTTGCGATTCCGGTAACGGTCAAGTGCCGGATCGGCATCGACGACATGGATGACGAGGAGACCCTGCCGTCCTTTGTCGACCAGATCGCGGGCGAGGGCTGTACCAGCTTCACGGTTCATGCGCGCAAGGCGTGGCTGCAAGGGCTAAGCCCGCAACAGAACCGTGAAATCCCGCCGCTGCGCTATGACGTCGTCTATGCGACAAAGGCGCGCTTTCCGCATCTGGAGATTAACATCAACGGCGGTATCGGCGGCCTCGAGGAGGCGGAGGCCCATCTGGATCACGTCGATGGTGTCATGATCGGCCGGGCTGCTTACCACACGCCCTACATTCTGGCCGAGGCGGACCAACGTTTCTTCAGTGCTCGCACCGAACTCCGGTCCAGGCGCGAGATCGTCGAAGCCTATCTGCCGTTGATCGACGCGGAACTGGCCCGCGGCACGCCGCTGCACCGCATGACCCGCCACATTCTTGGTCTCTATCACGGCGAGCCGGGCGCGCGGTCATGGCGCCGTCACCTCAGCACCCACGCGGTCAAGCCGGGCGCTGGCGTCGAGGTGGTGCTGGATGCCCTCGATTTCGTCGAGCAACCGCTGCCGGTGCTCGCGGTGGCGTCGGAGCGCTAG
- a CDS encoding VOC family protein — protein sequence MLSHITLGTNDLDRALAFYDKTLAPLGIKRTETVAEHGFAMYQSEGDPFMLVVCRPFDDETATHGNGTHVAFLAPNHAAVDAFHAAALAEGGTDEGAPGPRPHYHEHYYGAYVRDLDGNKLQACCHTPD from the coding sequence ATGCTCAGTCACATTACCCTTGGCACCAACGACCTGGACCGTGCGTTGGCGTTCTACGACAAAACGCTGGCGCCGCTCGGTATCAAGCGCACCGAGACGGTCGCCGAGCATGGTTTCGCCATGTACCAGAGCGAAGGCGATCCGTTCATGCTCGTCGTCTGCCGACCGTTTGATGACGAGACGGCAACCCATGGCAATGGCACCCATGTCGCTTTCCTGGCGCCGAACCACGCCGCGGTCGATGCATTTCACGCCGCCGCCCTGGCCGAAGGCGGCACCGATGAAGGCGCACCCGGCCCGCGCCCGCATTATCACGAACACTACTACGGCGCCTATGTCAGGGACCTCGACGGCAACAAGCTGCAGGCGTGTTGCCACACACCCGACTAG
- a CDS encoding aminotransferase class III-fold pyridoxal phosphate-dependent enzyme produces MTQTPATNDIKFMDRNPPAFSEDEARTMARDLFGLEGAFRSLESERDQNFHITGDKGDYVLKIANAEEDPGVIDFQTQALLHIEDRDPELVVPRVVKSLDGNVTETVADADGMDHLVRVVTFLPGTLLEDSTLDQPLLHEVGATVARLDRALTGFMHAHAENPHPWDIMRAGDMRPHTKHIDDATARRNIETILDHFIDDVGPRMRRLRHQVVHNDATHNNVVVDGTGESRTIGVIDFGDMVFAPLLCELAMAVDTLMPYVDDPIGAMCDVAAGFDTVITLEEDEVDLLFDAIMTRFAVTSVIIAWRRAVTPEQPDYLREYEEPGQRLIAKLLDIGVDAARARLRHHLRFPPYCPPEEDPTLDDNLDALLARRYDVLGKHLTIFYERPVHMVKGQGPWLFDARGKRYVDAYNNVPIVGHAHPHVVRALTRQARTLNTHTRYIYESVIEYAERLTATLPDHLTACTFVNSGSEANDIAWRMATMVTGKRGAIIMSDAYHGITEAIAHLSPEGTKEERAPHVRELMAPDTYRGPYFAGEENLAKRYAADADRAIAELDEAGYGTACFMVDTSFVNHGVIDVPEGYPRLVAEKVKAAGGLIIADEVQFGFGRPGTHMWGLDVHGIEADFVTLGKPIGNGMAIGAVITRRDILKAFGDATGLFSTFGGNPVACAAGNAVLDVIEQEELMESARVTGEHLRAGLRDLMQRHTLIGDVRGYGLMAGVEIVGDRQTKEPAPDDMKQVLNRMKDLGVLAGREGILGNVIKIRPPLAFKREHADILVDAMDQALSEMAS; encoded by the coding sequence ATGACCCAGACTCCGGCGACCAATGACATCAAGTTCATGGATCGCAACCCACCCGCTTTCAGCGAGGACGAGGCCAGAACCATGGCCCGCGACCTGTTCGGTTTGGAGGGCGCCTTTCGCTCCCTGGAAAGCGAGCGCGACCAGAACTTTCACATCACCGGCGACAAGGGCGACTATGTCCTCAAGATCGCCAATGCCGAGGAAGACCCCGGCGTCATCGATTTCCAGACCCAGGCGCTGCTGCACATCGAAGATCGTGACCCAGAGCTTGTCGTGCCGCGCGTCGTGAAGTCCCTTGACGGCAATGTGACAGAAACGGTCGCCGATGCCGACGGTATGGATCATCTGGTCCGCGTCGTCACGTTCCTGCCCGGTACTTTGCTGGAAGACTCAACGCTGGATCAGCCGCTGCTGCACGAGGTCGGCGCGACCGTCGCGCGCCTTGACCGCGCCTTGACCGGTTTCATGCATGCACATGCGGAAAACCCGCACCCCTGGGACATCATGCGCGCCGGTGACATGCGGCCCCACACCAAACACATCGACGACGCGACGGCACGCCGCAACATCGAAACCATCCTGGACCATTTCATCGACGATGTCGGCCCACGCATGCGCCGCCTGCGCCACCAGGTCGTGCACAACGACGCCACCCACAACAACGTTGTCGTCGATGGCACAGGCGAGAGCCGAACCATAGGCGTCATCGACTTCGGCGACATGGTCTTCGCGCCGCTTCTGTGCGAACTCGCCATGGCGGTCGATACGCTGATGCCCTATGTCGACGACCCCATCGGCGCCATGTGCGATGTCGCGGCCGGCTTCGATACGGTGATCACGTTGGAAGAAGACGAGGTCGACCTGCTGTTCGACGCGATCATGACCCGGTTTGCCGTGACATCGGTCATCATCGCATGGCGCCGCGCGGTCACACCAGAGCAGCCGGATTACCTGCGCGAGTACGAGGAGCCGGGGCAACGGCTGATCGCGAAGCTGTTGGATATCGGTGTCGATGCCGCACGCGCGCGCCTGCGCCATCACCTGCGGTTCCCGCCTTATTGTCCGCCCGAAGAAGACCCGACGCTCGACGACAACTTGGATGCGCTGCTTGCGCGCCGCTACGACGTGTTGGGCAAGCACCTGACGATCTTCTACGAACGCCCGGTCCATATGGTCAAAGGTCAGGGCCCGTGGCTGTTTGACGCCCGTGGCAAACGCTATGTCGATGCCTACAACAACGTGCCGATTGTTGGTCATGCCCATCCGCATGTCGTGCGCGCCCTGACGCGCCAGGCAAGGACGCTGAACACGCACACCCGCTATATCTACGAAAGCGTCATCGAGTATGCCGAGCGGCTCACCGCGACCCTGCCGGATCATCTGACCGCCTGCACCTTCGTCAACTCCGGCAGCGAGGCGAACGATATTGCCTGGCGCATGGCAACGATGGTCACCGGAAAGCGCGGCGCGATCATCATGTCCGACGCTTATCACGGCATCACCGAGGCGATTGCCCATCTGTCGCCGGAGGGCACAAAGGAAGAGCGCGCGCCGCACGTGCGCGAATTGATGGCGCCCGACACCTATCGCGGCCCCTACTTTGCTGGCGAAGAGAATCTCGCCAAGCGCTACGCGGCCGACGCCGATCGCGCGATCGCGGAACTGGACGAGGCCGGTTACGGCACCGCCTGCTTCATGGTCGACACATCGTTCGTCAACCATGGCGTCATCGACGTGCCCGAGGGCTACCCACGCCTGGTCGCGGAGAAGGTCAAGGCCGCCGGCGGTCTGATCATCGCCGACGAGGTCCAATTCGGCTTTGGCCGGCCGGGCACGCATATGTGGGGGCTGGACGTCCACGGGATCGAGGCGGACTTCGTGACCTTGGGCAAACCCATCGGCAACGGCATGGCGATTGGCGCCGTCATCACCAGACGCGACATCCTGAAGGCGTTCGGCGACGCGACCGGCCTGTTCAGCACGTTCGGCGGCAACCCGGTTGCTTGCGCGGCGGGTAATGCCGTGCTGGACGTGATCGAGCAGGAGGAGCTGATGGAAAGCGCCCGGGTGACCGGCGAGCACCTGCGCGCCGGCCTGCGCGATCTCATGCAGCGCCACACGCTGATTGGCGACGTTCGCGGTTACGGCCTGATGGCGGGGGTCGAGATCGTGGGGGATCGCCAGACAAAGGAACCGGCGCCCGACGACATGAAGCAAGTCTTGAACCGCATGAAGGACCTCGGCGTGTTGGCCGGTCGCGAAGGTATCTTGGGCAACGTCATCAAGATACGCCCGCCCCTGGCGTTCAAGCGAGAGCACGCCGACATCCTGGTCGACGCGATGGACCAGGCTCTATCCGAGATGGCGTCATAG
- a CDS encoding ABC transporter ATP-binding protein, whose translation MTGEKRTSGYGLGEVDTVMSVDAVEEAARDMASAGPSRGDLSALVDGEIAIDIKDLNAGYGRMEILHHVNLIAGKGQSLCLIGPNGAGKSTMLHAIFGFADVMGGTITVDGADITRLSSNDKLKRAGVAYILQHNSVFPDMTVEENLLMGGYLKDKPAEARQAAQRIFDKYDRLAERRHQRAGVLSGGERRLLEISRSLIMEPEVLLVDEPSIGLEPRYIDMVFEILADLQQVDGKTILMVEQNAKKGLEFADIGYVLVSGQLAKAGRGADLLADEDVGRLFLGG comes from the coding sequence ATGACCGGCGAGAAGCGCACGAGCGGCTATGGCCTCGGCGAAGTCGACACCGTCATGTCGGTTGATGCCGTTGAGGAAGCCGCGCGCGACATGGCCAGCGCCGGCCCAAGCCGTGGTGACCTCAGCGCCCTGGTAGACGGCGAAATCGCCATCGACATCAAGGACCTGAACGCCGGCTACGGCCGAATGGAGATCCTGCACCACGTCAACCTGATCGCCGGCAAGGGCCAGTCGCTGTGCCTGATCGGCCCAAACGGCGCCGGCAAGTCGACCATGCTGCACGCGATTTTCGGCTTCGCGGATGTCATGGGCGGCACGATCACGGTCGACGGAGCTGACATCACCCGCCTTAGCTCCAATGACAAGCTGAAGCGCGCCGGCGTTGCTTACATCCTGCAACACAACTCGGTCTTCCCCGACATGACCGTCGAAGAGAACCTGTTGATGGGCGGCTACCTGAAGGACAAGCCGGCGGAGGCGCGTCAGGCGGCGCAGCGCATCTTCGACAAATACGACCGGCTCGCCGAACGGCGTCATCAGCGCGCGGGTGTGCTGTCCGGTGGCGAGCGCCGGCTTTTGGAAATCTCGCGCTCGCTTATCATGGAGCCGGAGGTCCTTTTGGTCGACGAGCCGAGCATCGGCCTGGAGCCCCGCTACATCGACATGGTGTTCGAGATCCTGGCCGACCTTCAGCAGGTCGACGGCAAGACGATCTTGATGGTCGAACAGAATGCCAAGAAGGGGCTGGAGTTTGCCGACATCGGTTACGTTCTGGTATCCGGCCAGCTCGCCAAGGCCGGACGGGGTGCCGACCTGCTCGCCGACGAGGATGTCGGACGCCTGTTCCTGGGTGGTTAA